GATTTACCTGAAATCGTGAAGGCGCGTATCGAGAAGGAATTAAAATCGATTTTAGGTCATGGCTTCGGTGTAATTTATTTAATCTCTGCGAAGCTAGTGAAAAAATCATTAGCTGATGGTTATTTAGTTGGTTCCCGTGGTTCCGTTGGATCTTCGTTAGTAGCAACCTTTATGGAGATTACAGAGGTAAACCCACTACCACCTCATTATATTTGCCCAAATTGTAAGCATTCCGAGTTTTTTGATGATGGATCTGTTAGCTCAGGTTTTGACTTACCAAATAAAGATTGTACAGAATGTGGAACACCTTATAAAAAGGATGGACAAGATATTCCATTCGAAACATTCCTTGGTTTTAAAGGAGATAAGGTGCCTGACATCGATTTGAATTTTTCTGGTGAGTATCAACCAAATGCTCATAACTATACAAAAGTTCTATTCGGTGAAGATTATGTATTTCGTGCTGGAACAATTGGTACAGTTGCTGAGAAAACAGCGTATGGCTATGTAAAGGGCTATGCAAGTGATAATAACCTGCATTTTCGTGGAGCAGAAGTAGATCGTTTAGTGCAAGGCTGTACAGGTGTAAAACGTACAACAGGACAACATCCGGGGGGAATCATCGTAGTACCAGATTATATGGATATTTACGACTTCTCCCCAGTGCAATACCCTGCGGATGCACAGGATGCCGAATGGCGAACAACTCATTTTGATTTCCATTCCATTCATGACAATATTTTGAAGCTGGATATTCTGGGACACGATGATCCGACTGTGATTCGGATGTTACAGGATTTATCAGGTATAGATCCAAAAACGATTCCAACAGATGATCCAGTCGTTATGAAAATTTTTAGTTCCCCTGAATCTTTAGGTGTAACAGAAAAACAAATTGGCTGCAAAACAGGAACATTAGGAATTCCAGAATTCGGTACTCGATTTGTGCGTCAAATGCTAGAAGATACAAAGCCATCGACTTTTTCAGAGCTTGTGCAAATTTCGGGGCTTTCCCATGGAACAGACGTATGGCTAGGTAATGCTCAGGAATTAATACAAAACGGTACTTGTGTACTAAAAGAGGTAATTGGCTGTCGTGACGATATCATGGTGTATTTAATTTACCAAGGACTAGAACCGTCATTGGCCTTTAAAATTATGGAATCCGTGCGTAAAGGGAAGGGATTATCTAATGAGTTTGAAGCAGAGATGCTTGCCAATAAGGTACCAGGCTGGTATATCGAATCATGTAAAAAAATAAAATACATGTTCCCGAAGGCCCATGCGGCAGCTTATGTGTTAATGGCAGTACGTATTGCTTGGTTTAAGGTACACTTCCCAATCCTTTATTATGCAGCTTATTTCACAGTTCGTGCCGATGATTTTGATTTAATATCGATGGTACAGGGTTCCCAAATGATTCGTGCCAAAATTGATGAAATCAATATGAAGGGCTTAGATGCTTCCACAAAAGAGAAAAACTTACTTACGGTTATGGAGCTTGCACTCGAAATGTGTGAGCGTGGTATGAGCTTCCAAAAGGTTGACTTATACCGTTCACAGGCTAGTGAATTTGTAATTGATGGTAACACATTAATTCCCCCATTCGATGCGATTCCTGGACTTGGGACGAACGTTGCGAAAACAATTGTGGCGGCCCGTGAGGAAGGCGAGTTTTTATCGAAAGAAGACCTACAGCAACGTGGTCGTGTATCTAAAACATTAATTGAATACATGGATCAACTTGGCTGTTTAGAAGGCATGCCAGATGCTAATCAGCTATCACTATTCTAATGATTACGTAGGTTTTTATGTCAAACTAATGGATATTTTCGAATTCCAGACACATTTATAATGTGTCAATGATGTCTAGAATAAGGAAATTTGCATTGTGCTGTAAACTGTGCTATTCTTATGGTAATAATTTGTTGATAATTTTCCAGCAAAAGAGTGGGGCCTTCCCGCTCTTTTCTGTTGTTATGCCGTAGCAAAACAAATTTTTGACTAACAGCAGGTAAGACCGTAAAATTTCACCAAAGCAATGGTGGAATTTCTGTTTTATTATGGTTCATTACAGGGATTTAGTAATGAATCGTTATTACGCTAGAATTTAATAGATACAGGAGGCAACAATGAGCAAAGTACCATCTTTAATTGAAGAGCTCGCTAAACCAATTGTAGAAGAGTTAAACCTTGAGTTAGTGGATATCGAGTTCGTAAAAGAAGGGCGTAACTGGTTTTTACGTGTTTATGTCGATACACCTGAAGGCGGAATTGACATTGACCAATGTGCTCAAGTAAGTGAAAGACTGAGTCTACTATTGGATGAAAAGGATCCAATTACACAAAACTATTATTTAGAAGTTTCTTCCCCTGGAGCAGAACGTCCACTAAAAAAAGATGCTGATTTTGAAAAAGCGATTGGTAAATTTATTTACGTAAAGACCTATGAGCCCATTAAGGACATGAAGGAATTCCAAGGCTACTTAACGTCATACAATGAACATACATTAGTGATGGAAGTACGTATTAAAACGCGCAAAATAACAGTAACCATTGAACAAGAAAAAATCGCATTGGCACGATTAGCCATCGATTTTTCAGCATAATGCATATTTAGGAGTGAAAACAAAATGAGTAGTGATTTGTTAGATGCGCTAACTGCGCTAGAAGAACAAAAGGGAATTTCAAGAGATGTGTTAATTGAGGCAATTGAAGCGGCATTAGTTACAGCTTACAAACGCAACTTTAATCAAGCACAGAATGTTCGTGTGGACTTAAATTTAGATAAGGGCTCTATTCGTGTCTTTTCACGTAAAGATGTTGTAGAAGAGGTTGAGGATGACCGTTTACAAATATCTTTAGAGGATGCCAAGGCTATCAACCCCGCTTATCAATTAGAAGATGTGGTTGAACAAGAAGTGACACCTCGCAATTTTGGTCGTATTGCTGCTCAAACAGCGAAACAAGTCGTGACACAACGTGTACGCGAGGCAGAACGAGGCTTAATTTATGAACAATACGTAGACCGTGAAGACGATATTGTCACTGGTGTTGTTGAGCGTCTTGATGCTCGTAATATTTATGTAGGCTTAGGTAAAGTTGAAGCTGCTCTACCAGTCAATGAACAAATACAAGGTGAAAAATATCATCCGCATGATCGTATTAAAGTCTATATTACAAAGGTTGAGCGAACAACTCGTGGACCGCAAGTCATTGTGTCACGCACACATCCGGGGTTATTACGTCGATTATTTGAGATGGAAGTACCTGAAATTTATGAAGGTATTGTAGAAATTAAATCAATTGCTCGAGAAGCGGGAGATCGTTCAAAAATTTCTGTATATGCACATAATGAAGAAGTAGATCCAGTCGGCTCATGTGTAGGGGCAAAAGGTGCTCGTGTTCAGACTATTGTCAATGAATTAAACGGAGAGAAAATCGATATTGTTGAATGGTCAGAAGATCCAGTTGTTTTCGTGGCAAATGCTCTTAGCCCTTCAAAGGTTTTAGATGTGCAAGTAAACGAAGAAGAAAAATCTACAACGGTTGTCGTACCTGACTATCAATTATCTCTGGCAATTGGTAAACGTGGTCAAAATGCACGTTTAGCTGCAAAGCTAACTGGTTGGAAAATTGATATTAAAAGTGAAACAGATGCCCGTGAGCTAGGTATTTATCCATCTGCTACAAGCACTTTCATTCCTGCTGAAGATGAAGAAAGTGATTATGAGGATGTAGCAGTTGACTTATATCAAGACGACGAAGAATAAGTAAGAAAGGCCGTGTGACTAGTCTGCTGCCATTATTCAGTGGACGTTGAGGGCGTCGACTGAATAATGGCATTGTCTACCTTGTAAAAAGTTATGGTTTCTTAATCAGGACATGACTGAGGTAATGCGTGGCTAGTCCACCTCTTACGACAAGCTTCAGAGAGGAAAGGTGATTCTTATGGCTGTTAATAAAAAAATACCTCTTCGCAAATGTGTAGCTACTGGAGAAATGCTACCCAAAAAAGAAATGATTCGTGTTGTTCGTTCAAAAGAGGGTGAGGTAAGTGTGGATATTTCTGGAAAGAAATCCGGACGTGGTGCTTATGTCTCTAAATCAGAGGAGGCAGTTGAAATCGCTCGTAAGAAAAATGTTTTAGGGCACCAACTTGATGTAAAAATACCTGAAGAAATATACGATGAACTACTATTGTTGATTCGTAGGGAGTCTATTATATGATCCAGCAAGCAGTGTTTAATTTGCTTGGAATCGCGGCAAGAGCCCGTAAAGTCATTTCAGGAGAAGAGTTAGTAGTAAAGGAAGTCCGCAATGGTAATGCTAAGCTTGTACTGCTTGCAAACGATGCTTCTAAAAACTCTAGCAAGAAAATTCAAGATAAATGCACGTACTACAACGTTGAGTATCATGTAATTGGTGATCGTTATGATCTAGGACATGCTACAGGTAAGGAGGCCCGAGTGGCTTTAGCTATTACCGATAAAGGTTTTGCAAGTAAATTGTCTAGTCTACTCAACGAAAAATAATCGGGGGTGAGCAGATGACCAAAATCAGAGTTCATGAATATGCAAAACAAGTGAATAAAACGAGTAAAGAGGTTATTGAAGCACTAAGTAAATTAAATGTGAGTGTAACAAATCATATGTCTATGTTAGAAAAAGACATTGTGTCGAAGTTAAACCAAACATTTAGTACATCAGGAAAAAAAGAAGTGAAACAACCTACTCAAAACGTATCACAAAGAACACAACCTAATGGCCAACAAAAACCACAGCAATCGATGAAAAGGCAAGAAGGACAAAAGCAGCAATCTGCTACTTCTAAGCCTAGAGCAAACAATCAGCAACAATCGCACCAAAACTCAAATTCGTCTAACGAAAAATCTAAGAATACAAAAGGTAATCAAAATCGAAATATGACACAAAATAATAATAATAACAATAATAATAATCGTAGAGGTGGCGGTGGTTTTAACCAACGTCCAAAACCAGGAATTCATGGAGGCAAACGTCGCCATCCAAAAACACATCAACCATCAATACCAGTGAAACAAAAGGAATTACCAGAAAAAATTACGTTTGTTGAATCACTATCTGTTGCTGAATTAGCCAAAAAACTACATCGTGAACCATCAGAAATCATTAAAAAGTTATTTATGCTTGGTGTAATGGCAACAATTAACCAAGAATTAGATAAGGATGCAATTGAATTAATTTGCGCAGACTACGGTGTAGAAGTTGAAGAAGAAATTCGTGTAGATATTACGGATTTAGAAACACACTTCGAACAACCAGAAGAAGTAAACGAGGAGGAATTATCGGAACGTCCTCCAGTTGTAACAATTATGGGTCACGTTGACCATGGTAAAACGACATTATTAGACTCAATTCGCCATACAAAAGTTACAGCAGGAGAAGCTGGTGGTATTACACAGCATATTGGTGCCTACCAAGTAACTGAAGGTGACAAAAAAATTACGTTCCTTGATACACCAGGTCACGCTGCTTTTACAACAATGCGTGCACGCGGGGCAAAAGTAACAGACTTAACAATTTTAGTGGTAGCTGCAGATGATGGTGTCATGCCACAAACAGTAGAAGCTATTAACCACGCAAAAGCTGCAGAAGTACCAATTATTGTTGCTGTCAATAAAATGGATAAACCTTCAGCGAACCCTGATCGTGTAATGCAAGAATTAACAGAGCATGGTCTTGTTCCAGAGGCATGGGGCGGAGATACAATTTTTGTACCAATTTCCGCATTAAAAGGTGAAGGCATTGATACATTGCTTGAGATGATTTTACTTGTTGCAGAAGTTGGGGAATTAAAAGCAAATCCTAACCGCCTAGCAATAGGTACCGTTATTGAAGCACAGCTTGATAAAGGTCGTGGTTCCGTTGCAACACTATTAGTACAAGATGGCACACTAAAAGTAGGTGACCCAATTGTTGTTGGTCATACTTATGGGCGAGTACGTGCGATGGTAAATGACAAGGGGCGTCGTGTGAAAGAGGCTGGACCATCAACGCCAGTAGAAATTACGGGCTTAAATGATGTGCCGCAAGCTGGAGACCGCTTCGTTGTTTTTGAAGATGAAAAAACAGCACGTCAAGTCGGTGAAACACGTGCAATGTCTGCCATACAAGCACAACGCTCTGAAAAACAGCGCGTAACATTGGATAATTTATTTGAACAAATGAGCCAAGGTGAAATGAAAGAGCTTAACCTTATCGTGAAGGCTGACGTTCAAGGTACTGTTGAAGCTATGGCTGCATCTTTAATGAAAATTGATGTGGAAGGCGTTAACGTAAAAATTATTCACACTGGCGCAGGGGCAATTACAGAGTCAGATATTTCTCTTGCTGCTGCATCAAATGCCATTGTAATTGGTTTTAATGTTCGTCCAGACGTTAATGCAAAACGTGCTGCTGAACAAGAAGGCGTAGATATTCGCTTACACCGTATTATCTATAAAGTAATCGAAGAAATAGAACAAGCGATGAAAGGTATGCTTGATCCAGAATTCGAAGAAAAAATTATTGGTCAAGCAGAAGTTCGACAAACAATTAAAGTATCAAAAGTTGGTACAATTGCTGGTTCATACGTAACAGAAGGTAAAGTAACGCGTGATTCTGGCGTACGTGTAATCCGCGACAATGTAGTAATTTTTGAAGGTGAATTAGATACACTTAAACGCTTCAAAGATGAAGTGAAAGAAGTTGCAAAAGGATACGAATGTGGTATTACAATTACAAACTTCAACGATATAAAAGAAGGCGATATTATTGAAGCCTATATTATGGAAGAAGTTAAACGCGTCTAATGATTGTCTACGCAGAGGTTGAATTCATCATTCAAACTGCCCATTCGTTAAAGGAAAAACGTGCTGTCCTACAGCGTATGATTACCCGCACAAAGCAAAAGTTTAATGTATCCATTGCGGAAATTGACCATCAAAATGTATGGCAGCGCACAAAATTAGCACTTGTTGCTGTTTCTTCTTCAAAAGAAGCGGCCGAGCGAGAAATTAATCATGCGCTTCATTTCTTACAGTCAAATCCGTCATGGGAACAGCTCAATGTGTGGCGAGATTATTTATAAGTAACAAAAGATAGCTGTGTCATTTATATGTTGAGATCATTCCAATACATCTAAAAGAGTAAGCACACTATCTGGAATCGAAATAGAGGTGACAAATTATGTCTCTACGCTCAAACCGTGTTGCTGAGCAAATGAAAAAAGAACTCGGTGATATTCTTGGCCGTAAAATAAAAGATCCGCGTGTTGGGTTTGTTACTGTTACGGGTGTTGAGGTAACAGGTGATTTACAGCAAGCGACTATTTATATTACAACTTTAGGCAATGAACGTGAACGAGAAGAAACACTAAAAGCTTTAGTAAAGGCTTCTGGTTTTATTCGTTCAGAAATCGGTTCACGTATCCGATTACGCCGTACACCAGAATTAATCTTTGAATTTGATTCATCGATTGAATATGGAAACCGTATTGATACATTGCTACGAGGTTTACACAAAGAATAAGTAAAAGATAAAGAGTCTGCCACATGCATATTCATGCAGGCAGGCTTTTTATTGTAGGAAAAAATTGTTGATTTGGCAACAAAAAAGTTTGGGAGGAGCTATATGAACGGTATTTTACCGCTTTGGAAGGAACATGGCATGACAAGCCATGATTGTGTTTTTAAATTACGAAAAATTTTACGCACAAAAAAAGTAGGACATACAGGTACTCTTGATCCAGGTGTAGAGGGTGTTCTACCAATTTGTATTGGACAGGCAACAAGGATTGCAGAGTATTTAACAGATGCAGGAAAAACCTATGAAGCTATTATTTCTATTGGTCGAACAACGACAACTGAGGATGCAGAAGGTGAAACAGTTGAACAGGATACCAACATCAAGCAATTCACTCGAGGTCAATTATTAGAGGTGCTAGCTTCTTTAACAGGAGTGATTGAACAAACACCACCTATGTTTTCTGCGGTCAAAGTCAATGGTAAACGGCTTTATGAATATGCACGTAAAGGGGAAACCGTTGAAAGACCGACACGTCAGGTTACAATTTATGCTTTAGAGCTTTTAGATGAGATCGAACTATATGAAGGACAAGAAATTACGTTTCCAGTTCGCATAGCTTGTAGTAAGGGCACATATATCCGCACATTAGCCGTACAAATAGGGGAAGCACTTGGTTATCCTGCACATATGCAAGAGCTTGTACGCACAGCCTCAGGCACATTTACACAAGAAAATTGCTTTACATTGGGACAGGTAGCTGAGCTGATGGAAGCTGAACAAATTGATAGATGTATTTTACCAGTTGAGTATGCATTAACAGACTTTCCATATATTGAAATTACTGCTGCTAATGAAAAAGAAATTTTCAATGGACAAGTGCTTCCGGCAGATACATTATTAAAGATACATGATAAAATTGTTTTTGGAATCAATGGGAAAGCAATGGCGGTTTATCAACCACATCCAACGAAGGAAGGGTTGATGAAACCACATAAAATGTTTCCGACGATAGAGTAGGAGGATTTTTGTATGGAGGTCATTCATTTAAAATACCCGCATCAACTACAGCAACGAGAAAGCATGCAGCCTTATTCATTAGCAATTGGCTTTTTTGATGGTGTACATAGAGGGCATCAGGCAGTTATCAAGGCAGCGAAGGAAGAAGGGGACAAGCGTCAAATTTCGACTGCAGTGATGACATTTGATCCACATCCTTCTATAGTCCTTGGTGGACGAAACGAAAAGGTTTTTTATATTACATTGCTACAGCAAAAATTGCAACTGTTTCAAGAACAAGGCGTGGATACGGTATTTGTCGTACATTTTACTTCAGACTTTGCCAAGCTTTCTCCAGCAGCCTTTATTGATACGTTTATCCGTGGATTAAATATCCAACATGTTACAGCAGGCTTTGATTTC
This genomic stretch from Lysinibacillus pakistanensis harbors:
- the rbfA gene encoding 30S ribosome-binding factor RbfA; the encoded protein is MSLRSNRVAEQMKKELGDILGRKIKDPRVGFVTVTGVEVTGDLQQATIYITTLGNEREREETLKALVKASGFIRSEIGSRIRLRRTPELIFEFDSSIEYGNRIDTLLRGLHKE
- the nusA gene encoding transcription termination factor NusA, yielding MSSDLLDALTALEEQKGISRDVLIEAIEAALVTAYKRNFNQAQNVRVDLNLDKGSIRVFSRKDVVEEVEDDRLQISLEDAKAINPAYQLEDVVEQEVTPRNFGRIAAQTAKQVVTQRVREAERGLIYEQYVDREDDIVTGVVERLDARNIYVGLGKVEAALPVNEQIQGEKYHPHDRIKVYITKVERTTRGPQVIVSRTHPGLLRRLFEMEVPEIYEGIVEIKSIAREAGDRSKISVYAHNEEVDPVGSCVGAKGARVQTIVNELNGEKIDIVEWSEDPVVFVANALSPSKVLDVQVNEEEKSTTVVVPDYQLSLAIGKRGQNARLAAKLTGWKIDIKSETDARELGIYPSATSTFIPAEDEESDYEDVAVDLYQDDEE
- a CDS encoding YlxQ family RNA-binding protein — encoded protein: MIQQAVFNLLGIAARARKVISGEELVVKEVRNGNAKLVLLANDASKNSSKKIQDKCTYYNVEYHVIGDRYDLGHATGKEARVALAITDKGFASKLSSLLNEK
- the infB gene encoding translation initiation factor IF-2 encodes the protein MTKIRVHEYAKQVNKTSKEVIEALSKLNVSVTNHMSMLEKDIVSKLNQTFSTSGKKEVKQPTQNVSQRTQPNGQQKPQQSMKRQEGQKQQSATSKPRANNQQQSHQNSNSSNEKSKNTKGNQNRNMTQNNNNNNNNNRRGGGGFNQRPKPGIHGGKRRHPKTHQPSIPVKQKELPEKITFVESLSVAELAKKLHREPSEIIKKLFMLGVMATINQELDKDAIELICADYGVEVEEEIRVDITDLETHFEQPEEVNEEELSERPPVVTIMGHVDHGKTTLLDSIRHTKVTAGEAGGITQHIGAYQVTEGDKKITFLDTPGHAAFTTMRARGAKVTDLTILVVAADDGVMPQTVEAINHAKAAEVPIIVAVNKMDKPSANPDRVMQELTEHGLVPEAWGGDTIFVPISALKGEGIDTLLEMILLVAEVGELKANPNRLAIGTVIEAQLDKGRGSVATLLVQDGTLKVGDPIVVGHTYGRVRAMVNDKGRRVKEAGPSTPVEITGLNDVPQAGDRFVVFEDEKTARQVGETRAMSAIQAQRSEKQRVTLDNLFEQMSQGEMKELNLIVKADVQGTVEAMAASLMKIDVEGVNVKIIHTGAGAITESDISLAAASNAIVIGFNVRPDVNAKRAAEQEGVDIRLHRIIYKVIEEIEQAMKGMLDPEFEEKIIGQAEVRQTIKVSKVGTIAGSYVTEGKVTRDSGVRVIRDNVVIFEGELDTLKRFKDEVKEVAKGYECGITITNFNDIKEGDIIEAYIMEEVKRV
- the truB gene encoding tRNA pseudouridine(55) synthase TruB encodes the protein MNGILPLWKEHGMTSHDCVFKLRKILRTKKVGHTGTLDPGVEGVLPICIGQATRIAEYLTDAGKTYEAIISIGRTTTTEDAEGETVEQDTNIKQFTRGQLLEVLASLTGVIEQTPPMFSAVKVNGKRLYEYARKGETVERPTRQVTIYALELLDEIELYEGQEITFPVRIACSKGTYIRTLAVQIGEALGYPAHMQELVRTASGTFTQENCFTLGQVAELMEAEQIDRCILPVEYALTDFPYIEITAANEKEIFNGQVLPADTLLKIHDKIVFGINGKAMAVYQPHPTKEGLMKPHKMFPTIE
- the rnpM gene encoding RNase P modulator RnpM encodes the protein MAVNKKIPLRKCVATGEMLPKKEMIRVVRSKEGEVSVDISGKKSGRGAYVSKSEEAVEIARKKNVLGHQLDVKIPEEIYDELLLLIRRESII
- the rimP gene encoding ribosome maturation factor RimP, whose amino-acid sequence is MSKVPSLIEELAKPIVEELNLELVDIEFVKEGRNWFLRVYVDTPEGGIDIDQCAQVSERLSLLLDEKDPITQNYYLEVSSPGAERPLKKDADFEKAIGKFIYVKTYEPIKDMKEFQGYLTSYNEHTLVMEVRIKTRKITVTIEQEKIALARLAIDFSA
- a CDS encoding DUF503 domain-containing protein — protein: MIVYAEVEFIIQTAHSLKEKRAVLQRMITRTKQKFNVSIAEIDHQNVWQRTKLALVAVSSSKEAAEREINHALHFLQSNPSWEQLNVWRDYL